CGGAGCTGACCAGTGACGACGAGGCGAAACTCCACAAGACGACCGTCGAGATCGGCGACGCGATCGCCGAATACGCCGCTCCCGAGGAGGACACGTACATCTACTCGGGCAACGACGATCCGGAGTTCGGACTCAACCAACACCAGGGACTGACCCTCGACGACGACGCGTTCGTCTGGGAGTGCCAGCAACTCATCCGGGAAGGG
The Halapricum salinum genome window above contains:
- a CDS encoding DUF5778 family protein, whose amino-acid sequence is MAQEIVDEDLYEQAQALLEPGEIELNGIVVHTELTSDDEAKLHKTTVEIGDAIAEYAAPEEDTYIYSGNDDPEFGLNQHQGLTLDDDAFVWECQQLIREGTFRIVFYYEASADQQAIVEAVSETGHTVESVES